One Esox lucius isolate fEsoLuc1 chromosome 1, fEsoLuc1.pri, whole genome shotgun sequence genomic region harbors:
- the LOC105006441 gene encoding C5a anaphylatoxin chemotactic receptor 1, with protein sequence MDYDYSDFFSDDELKQLNLSDIIRPDKYVPALGPRHLLVLVFYALVFLLGVPGNALVVWVTGFRMPRSVTSLWFLNLALADLLCCLSLPLLMVPLAMDQHWPFGTVACTLIKGLIFLVMYCSVLLLVLISLDRWLLVSRPVICQNWRRPKKAAWVCVCIWLLSLLSSIPQFVYVKEVQLSSSKSECKGSYTRTSAWAVTIMRFLMGFILPFVVIVACHLVVYNRAGQRSGTRSVRGGEIRSSRTLRVIIGVSLSFFLCWLPLHILDILELLTPRDSPHSPNVQLAHVLAMCLAYCNSCLNPLLYVCLGRSFKQSMNRSLRSVFNFATEEPVPRKSITKSTSEKTQEMAIM encoded by the coding sequence ATGGATTATGATTATTCAGACTTTTTCAGTGATGATGAGTTGAAACAGCTGAACTTGTCTGATATTATCAGACCAGATAAATATGTTCCTGCACTTGGGCCCCGCCACCTGTTGGTATTGGTGTTCTATGCCCTGGTCTTCCTTCTGGGGGTCCCAGGAAATGCTCTGGTGGTGTGGGTAACAGGCTTCCGAATGCCGCGCTCCGTCACTTCTCTGTGGTTCCTCAACCTAGCACTTGCTGACTTGCTGTGCTGCCTGTCCTTGCCCCTTCTTATGGTGCCACTGGCCATGGACCAGCACTGGCCATTTGGGACCGTGGCCTGCACGCTAATTAAGGGCCTCATCTTCCTGGTCATGTATTGTAGTGTGCTGCTGCTGGTACTCATCAGCCTGGACCGCTGGCTGCTGGTCAGCCGGCCAGTGATATGCCAGAACTGGAGGAGGCCTAAAAAGGCtgcctgggtgtgtgtctgtatttggcTTTTGTCTCTGCTGAGCAGCATTCCCCAGTTTGTCTATGTGAAGGAGGTTCAGTTAAGCAGCAGCAAGTCTGAGTGCAAGGGATCTTACACAAGAACCAGCGCTTGGGCTGTTACTATAATGCGGTTCCTTATGGGTTTCATACTGCCATTCGTAGTTATTGTGGCATGTCATTTGGTTGTGTACAATAGGGCAGGGCAGAGGTCTGGGACGAGGTCTGTCAGGGGTGGTGAGATTCGCTCCAGTCGCACCTTGAGGGTTATTATTGGTGTGTCGTTGAGCTTCTTCTTGTGCTGGCTCCCACTGCACATACTGGACATCCTTGAACTGTTGACACCCCGGGACTCACCACACAGTCCAAATGTACAGCTGGCACATGTCCTGGCTATGTGCCTGGCCTATTGCAACAGCTGCCTCAACCCGCTGCTCTACGTATGTCTGGGAAGAAGCTTTAAGCAGAGTATGAATCGCTCCCTGCGCAGTGTGTTCAACTTTGCGACTGAAGAGCCGGTACCCAGAAAAAGCATAACAAAGAGCACATCAGAAAAAACTCAAGAGATGGCAATTATGTGa